In one Rutidosis leptorrhynchoides isolate AG116_Rl617_1_P2 chromosome 8, CSIRO_AGI_Rlap_v1, whole genome shotgun sequence genomic region, the following are encoded:
- the LOC139861713 gene encoding pyruvate kinase isozyme G, chloroplastic-like yields the protein MAQVVATKLLHNSFITNGSLKHKIQNIKLSTTSFASTAPRVATVITNANTPANLQFVPVTPQDTPKLGEQSYQSAPVLKKGDTSVGMWSKPVVKRKTKIVCTIGPSTDTKEMIWKLAETGMNVARLNMSHGDHASHQKVIDLVKEYNAQHKDNVIAIMLDTKGPEVRSGDLLQPVNLESGQEFTFTIKRGVGTDDSVSVNYDDFVNDVEAGDMLLVDGGMMSLKVKSKTVDSVKCEVVDGGELKSRRHLNVRGKSATLPSITEKDWDDIKFGVDNQVDFYAVSFVKDAEVIHELKSYLKSCGADIQVIPKIESADSIPNLHSIISASDGAMVARGDLGAELPVEEVPLLQEEIIRICRSMGKAVIVATNMLESMIVHPTPTRAEVSDIAIAVREGADAVMLSGETAHGKFPLKAVNVMHTVSLRTESSIMSGGTATRPIQPYENHMSEMFAYHATSMSNTLGTSIVVFTRTSTMAVLLSHYRPNGTIFAFTDDKRVQQKLALYQGVCPLYMEFSDDSEETFAKALDVLKSHGMMKEGEHVALLQSGRQPIWRSQSNHNIQVRKV from the exons ATGGCTCAAGTAGTTGCTACTAAATTGCTTCACAATTCATTTATTACCAATGGATCTCTTAAACACAAGATTCAAAACATCAAGCTTTCTACTACTAGTTTCGCTTCAACTGCTCCACGTGTTGCTACCGTCATCACCAACGCAAATACACCTGCCAACCTTCAGTTTGTTCCCGTCACACCTCAAGACACACCTAAG CTAGGAGAGCAGAGTTATCAATCGGCACCTGTTCTAAAAAAGGGTGACACTTCAGTGGGCATGTGGTCGAAGCCTGTAGTTAAGCGTAAGACAAAAATCGTTTGCACAATCGGTCCTTCAACTGACACCAAGGAAATGATATGGAAATTAGCTGAGACCGGGATGAATGTCGCACGATTAAATATGTCACATGGAGATCATGCTTCTCACCAGAAAGTTATTGACCTTGTTAAAGAGTATAATGCACAACATAAAGATAATGTTATTGCCATCATGCTTGATACAAAG GGACCTGAGGTGAGAAGTGGAGATTTGCTTCAGCCAGTTAACTTAGAAAGTGGCCAAGAGTTTACTTTCACGATTAAAAGAGGCGTTGGCACAGATGATAGTGTTAGTGTTAATTATGATGATTTTGTCAATGATGTTGAAGCTGGTGACATGCTTCTGGTTGACG GTGGTATGATGTCACTAAAGGTGAAGTCGAAGACTGTAGATTCAGTGAAATGTGAAGTTGTGGATGGTGGAGAACTCAAGTCTCGACGTCATCTAAATGTTCGAGGAAAAAGTGCAACTCTACCTTCTATCACCGAAAAGGACTGGGATGATATAAAATTTGGCGTCGACAATCAAGTTGATTTCTATGCGGTTTCTTTTGTTAAAGATGCTGAAGTTATCCATGAGTTGAAGAGTTATCTAAAAA GCTGTGGTGCAGATATTCAAGTTATCCCAAAAATTGAAAGTGCAGACTCCATTCCAAATTTGCATTCAATTATCAGTGCGTCTGATGGG GCAATGGTTGCAAGAGGGGACCTTGGTGCAGAGTTGCCTGTCGAAGAGGTTCCATTGTTGCAG GAAGAGATAATCAGGATATGCCGTAGCATGGGCAAAGCTGTAATTGTTGCAACAAATATGCTTGAAAGCATGATTGTTCATCCTACACCTACCCGAGCAGAGGTATCCGACATCGCTATTGCCGTTAGAGAGGGGGCTGATGCCGTCATGCTATCTGGAGAAACTGCTCACGGAAA GTTTCCACTTAAAGCTGTGAATGTAATGCACACAGTTTCCTTAAGAACTGAATCAAGCATAATGAGTGGAGGGACAGCAACAAGGCCTATTCAACCATATGAG AACCATATGAGCGAAATGTTTGCATACCATGCCACGTCAATGTCCAACACTCTAGGAACATCAATCGTGGTATTCACTAGAACTAGTACTATGGCCGTCCTACTGAGCCATTATCGACCCAATGGAACTATATTTGCGTTCACAGACGA TAAAAGGGTACAACAGAAATTGGCATTGTATCAAGGAGTGTGCCCCCTCTACATGGAGTTCTCAGATGATTCTGAAGAAACATTTGCAAAAGCTCTTGATGTGTTGAAG AGTCATGGGATGATGAAGGAAGGGGAGCATGTAGCTCTGCTCCAGAGCGGAAGACAACCAATTTGGCGGTCTCAATCAAACCATAATATTCAGGTCAGAAAGGTATAA